The Silene latifolia isolate original U9 population chromosome 4, ASM4854445v1, whole genome shotgun sequence region ggcaacattttatccgtctgacaaataagaccaaaaatgtccgtctaaaacaagaatttgtgtttttttttggggTGGTGGAACATCAAGACATTTAATTACGGAGGTCCACTATAGCGATGCGTTATAATACGCTTTTTTGGGATTGCATGTCACGGGATAGTATTAAGTTACGTGTTCAAAAAACTTATAATCTATATTGAGGCATTTAATTTCTATATATCAAACTAACTCATTTAGATATATTGTTGTTAAAAATGATCGAAGGACTTTAAGTGTTCAATATATATAGAGCTAAACAGGGGCGGACCCAGGATTTAAAGTTTGGAGTAGCAAAAATAAATTTAGCACATTTAGcccatatatataaaaaaaatttagGATCGAGAAAAATATACAGTACATAACTTGTTTAATCTAATTCACAATATGTATAACGAGTACAATGATCGCCTACCTAATAACTTAAAATTTTGTTACTTCCCAACTAAAATAATCAACTCTTGTTATATTAATtagtttatttttgttttctAATTCATCGACTACATTTTTTATCTTGGAGTTTAACGAATTTCTATTGCTTTCGTTTAGCATCAATGCGTTAACTACAGATATTCTACGCCTAAAAAAGTACTTCGGCCGTAATTATATGATGTTTCCATTTAACTTTTTGAGATCAAAGTTTGTGAAAATTAGAAATTTAAGAAATATTACGATAAAATATAAAGTTATTTACATTTGCTCGAGAAAATGCTTTACGCCGTATAAAAAtctatttttagcaaaaaaaatGTACTAGTTGTTAAACCCCCCTCTCTCTAAAAATACTCTCTaaaaaccctagcctccatcAGTTATACGCGGGGCCTTCATTGATTATCactcgatggtaagccccaaaattaTTTCATATTTCAATAAATAGTAAGTATGTAGATCTattttttattcaataaaattcTCTTTTGGTGAAAATCGTTTTTCTGTCCCTTATTTCAGGGTTTTTCAGTTTATTCGCAGGTTTAGTCTCGTCGGTAATATAGTCAAGCGTAGTTCATCGATGGTTCGTAGCGTGTTCTATTAAAgggacgagccgaattgtcagatgACGTTTTAATAATGAATTGTtattttctttcaaaaaaaaaaaataataataatgtacTTCGTATTATTGTATACATTCCGTCTCAATGAAAACGGCTACTATCCGTCACACGCTAAATACGCATAGTGGCCCTCTCACAAAATACAAGTGGGAAggcaagtgggggtatccatttcccCTACTTGTACTATccatttgcattttgtgagagggacactatccgttttcagcttgtgacggatagtgtccgtctttaATGAGAATTGTGTAAAGAAACATGATAAAAGTGTCATTTAACCAATCGTGAAAAGTCAAACGGGAATATCATATAATTACGCTATATGTATAATCAtgtcattttttttattagtgTGGACTatattattatgagttttttttttcttttgagttTTGAAATTGAAAAACTTTAAGAAAGCTAAAATGTGATTGGTTAAAAATGAAGGTGGTGTCTGACGAAGGAAGAGCAATGTACAACGGAGGGATGGCAGGTCTGACATACTGGAGCCCAAACGTGAATATATTACGTGACCCAAGGTGGGGCCGTGGACAGGAAACTCCCGGTGAAGACCCTGTTGTTGCCGGTAAATATGCAGCTAGTTACGTTAGAGGTTTACAGGGTACTGACGGTGACCGGTTGAAAGTTGCTGCTTGTTGCAAACATTATACCGCTTATGATCTTGATAATTGGAGTGGCGTTGATCGTTTTCATTTCAATGCTCAGGTATTTCTTTGTCATTTTCTTACTTTATGATTTTATTCTATTGTATATATGTATTTGGAATTTGGGTTAGATAATCTAAATTATTCTGTGTTTTTGAGTTAATCTAGGTTTATTTTACTAAAAGCCATGCACATGTTGGCTATGCACTAGTATAGTGCTTGTTGAGAATAATTGTCCTTCTTAATTCATCAAATGTAATACACATACATGCTGATCCGGTAACAATCTGCAAACTACGTATACATATTCAAAATCTATAAGATATAACTTTAGACTCTCAGTCTCAAATCATACATACGAAGGAGTAGTTAATAGGGAGAACATAATTATCCATTTTTTGGGCATTAGTTATACATGTGAATATGTGATCGTTGTATGATATGACGGACAAAAAATGACCACTTTATGATAAACAACTAACATTATATGTTAGAATATGATTactttataataataaaaaatttaCCACTTTTTAACACAAGTTATCAAAAAATGGTTATTTTTTATGTAATCGCACTATACAAAAATCTCATAGGTAGAATATGCGATTTTTTTTATAGAAATGTCGCCCAATAAATAAGAACTAATCCACTCCTTGCAACACCAATAAAGTGAGTATAAACTTTGAAGTTTGAAAGTACAATCCACGAGATAACTGCGATGGGCGAAAGTGCAAAACAATCTGACATATAGTAGGTCTCCCTTGCGACGGGTAAtatgtgagtggaaatgggtagaggggacaaggtgggtacccaccccatgtgctttgTCTCTCACCtttatgggttttttgtgagacgaTATGGTATCCGTCGCAAGTTTGCGACTGATACCCTCCGTCATAAAGGGAGATTTTGTGTCTGACATAAATCAAGATTTTTGGAGGAGTACTCCAATGAACAGAGAATTATTAGATTGGACTTTTATGGTTCGTCAAGTATAGTACCAAAGGTACTCACACAATTCAACCAACACAAATCTTCTGCAATAACTACAGTAACGTCACTCTCAAGTCTTGGCTCCAACTTGGCAACTTGCCATTGGATTTATGGTAGGCGACCAATCAAACCGTGCGTTGTCCATATTCcctatcacaaattctcatttgtgacggaggtATCCGTCGCAGTTTGTGACAGTGATTTTTACTcgcctctcacaaaataccctcGGCTTGAGAGATGAGTGGGAAAGCAACGTGGGGAAGTCCAATCTTATCCTCTCCTTTTTTGTTTTGTGACGTAAAATATTCGGGATTAGCGACATCATAAAAAGTAAATTGATTCCCTATATTTATTGATTCGATCATGATGAATGTTTCATACGTAGATATGTTATTGAATTAATTGTGTTAGATCAATTTACCTTACCCTAATTTTTATTATATGATTGTTGTATGTGTGACGAAGAAAATGTAAATGAGAAAAAAAGATATATATTGACAATTAAGTATAATTATTAATGTGTGCATGATATTATGAATGGACAGGTTAGTAAACAAGATATAGTGGATACATTTGATGTGCCATTTAGAGAATGTGTGATGGCAGGCAACGTCGCAAGTGTAATGTGCTCCTATAATCAAGTCAATGGCATTCCAACTTGTGCGGACCCTAGACTCCTTCGTACCACCATCAGAGGCGATTGGCGTCTTAATGGGTATTAATCTCTACCTCATGTTTTGCATCAACTTTTTATTAATACCATCTTTCGTTAAAACGCACCCACAACCAATTTAAATAACATAAATATAAGCAAGACCCACAGCCAATTAATCAAAATGTTCATTTGTTTGTACTCGTATACCTTATATTCATCACGTATATTATTAGCCACGAAGCTAAGTTTGGACGGTCTTATACGGTGAGAATTGAGATTGACTCGTGTAGAAATATTGGTTTTTCTTAGCGTAtagaaaaacaaaacaattattttattaaaaaattatacaaaaatgcgGCTAATGGAATCGAAACTAAAAATGCATCTATAATGAAGTTTGAATTAAAAAGACGATCGTGCTTACTTTTTCATCTTCCTTTCGAACAGCTATATTGTATCAGATTGCGACTCTGTTGGGGTTTACTATAATAACCAACATTATACGTCAACTCCTGAAGAAGCCGCAGCAGATGCCATCAAAGCAGGTAATCACAAAGTATCGAGTTATTAATTCCATAAATACAAGCATTGTCATATATTGATGATAATCTATTAGACTTGTCTAACTATAAAACGGTCATATAAAAGAGTTGATGTACTTTGAATGTACTTCTAATATTTGTCACAAATTTTTTGGGCCCTAAACATGTCCATGTTGCTTGTATTACaggtttggatttggattgtgGGCCTTTTCTAGGAATCCACACAATAAATGCTATAAACAGAGGATTAGTAACTGAAAATGATGTAAATAACGCTTTAACAAACACATTCACTGTACAAATGAGGCTTGGAATGTTCGACGGCCCACCATCGGCCCAACCATATGGTCATCTTGGCCCAGCTGATGTCTGTACTCCGGCCCACCAAGAACTAGCCCTTGAAGCTGCCAGACAAGGCATTGTCTTGCTCAAGAATCATGGCCCAAGTTTACCCCTATCCCACATCCGACACCGGACCGTTGCTGTTATTGGGCCTAATTCGGATGCTACAGTGACGATGATCGGTAACTATGCAGGTATATATCTTATAaaggtttttctaacatgtgcccttatTAAATTAATTAGAAAAACTTTGTTGAGAATAAATCATGAAAAATAGATATATAAACTCACATTTACCATAAATAGTTaaatattctcaacaaactttctataattaacttattaacATGTGTTCTTATAAAATCCTTTGGGTAGGACGGTCTTACACTATAATTGGAACGATAATGGATCGTGTATTTGATATTCGGATATCCCGACTTGATTTGTAGGTATTGCTTGTGGATACGTTACGCCGCTACAAGGAATAGGGAACTATGCCAAGACCATACACCAACAAGGCTGTGAAAATGTGGGTTGCAACGACGATAAACTATTTGGGCCAGCAATCAACGCGGCAAGTCAAGCAGACGCGACCGTCATCATAATGGGCCTTGACCAGTCCATAGAAGCAGAGTTCAAGGACAGAGTTGGGCTGCTCTTACCGGGCCGGCAACAAGAGCTAGTCTCCAAGGTTGCTGCTGCCTCAAGAGGTCCAACTGTTTTGGTCTTGATGAGTGGTGGGCCTGTTGATGTGTCCTTTGCTCAGAATGACCCAAAGGTTTCCGCCATCTTATGGGCTGGATATCCTGGTCAAGCGGGTGGGCAAGCCATAGCCGATGTCCTCTGGGGAACAACTAATCCAGgtatatactaaaagaataaaaattctcttagttttctcTTTAAATGTTTTTATCTaaataaagaaacaattaaaCTTTTTTTCTTTAAACTATTATCCTTcattaaaatataatcttataattaaattcaaaattatgattttttcatcaaattaaaataaaattgatgttaAACTATAAACTATTAGTTGATAAATTTTTCATTAGATACAATAATTATAACTTTAGAGAATAACTTGATACATACTTATCATTAAACtttgtgacaaaaaaaaattcattaaaataattggagaaaatttataaaataaaatccttAATTTTATGGTAAAAAAAATATAGATTTCATAAAATAAACCTTTCATAAAATTAGTtttccattataaataacaccctaaaaaatattctataaataccgcgcattgcACGAGATCTATACTAATTACTTAATATGTGTCCGATTTTAACACGAGAATACTTCGTTCGAAAGAGAATCGGTTTGAAAAGGACTAATTTGGACCTAATACATCTAAAAAAAACTCTAATTATGACCTTAAAGTGAATGACGAGCCCATAAACTCGACTTACATGATATGTTCGATAAGTTTACTTGTCCTAGTATCGAACATTTTTCTTTTGTATTTGTTATTGTAGGCTTTAAATTAACAAGGTTTACCTTAACGAATGATGTCGATGCAACAGGTGGAAAATTACCGATGACATGGTATCCACAAGAATACCTCAACAATCTTCCGATGACCAATATGGCAATGCGGTCCGGGCCAGGCTACCCTGGAAGGACCTACAGATTTTACCAAGGCCCAGTGGTGTACCCTTTTGGACACGGCCTAAGCTATACTCATTTTACCCACACTATAGCAGGCGCCCCGTTGGAGGTGATGGTCCCGTTGGACGGCCACCGTAGGACCAATTCAAGTGCGTGGGGGAAGGCCATCAAGGTTACCCACGCTCGGTGTGGCCAGCTTTCCTTGGCTGTCCATGTTGATGTTAGGAACATGGGGTCCAGAGACGGGCCCCATACCCTACTCGTGTTCTCTAGGCCACCAGCGGGACATTGGGCCCCACAGAAACAGCTTGTTGCGTTTGAAAGGGTCCATGTCCCAGCTGGTGCCCAGCAACGAGTGAGGGTCAACATACACGTGTGCAAGTACCTAAGTGTCGTGGACAAAGCCGGCATTAGAAGGATTCCATTGGGTGATCATCATATTCATGTTGGTGATGCCACACATTCCATCTCCCTTAAACCCGAAACTTTAGGAGAGATTAAATCCTAATTTTTACACCATTTTTTTACTCTCTTAAACCTGATACAACTGATCCGGATAAAGGGAGTGATTTTTATTATCACGTGATTAGCAATATGGCATTGCTCGAAGAAGTGCAATGCCATATTGCCATGTGAAAGGTATCATTATTGAAGCATTCATATATTTAGGATTGCCTTAATTATATAGGAAAGTCATCAGTTATGGCTATAGGTATCAAATTACACAAATTATAGGCTTCTTGAAGACCATATTATTGGTGGGTGTATTCTTTTGAAGCATGTCTCTGTGTTACGGAGTACTATTATTTACGTACTCCCTATAGATTTGTTTGTAAGATCACTAGTGTGATCAAGAAAATTGGAAATGTACTTATATATGATGAAGCCAGATTATTACTTGGCTTGTTATACGCTTGAACTCCCTATTGTTACTCTGTTGAGCAAACACCTTAAAATGAGACTACTTTAAAGCCAAAGTTACTAAATCCTCCGCACAACTTTTCATTTAAGACGCGCATATCCGTCTTAACTTTCAAACGGTTCAAGTATCACGCATAAGACAAAAACAAAATGTATTGAAATTAGTAAAAAGTTTATCTCATCTATGCAATAGGCTGTTATTTAACCGTTTTAAGGAAGACCTACTCAATCCTCCATGAAAAAGCATTAATTTAGTTACGAGTAGTTTTTAGTGTGTTTAATATATAGTATGTCTCCGTTCTCACTAGGGGTGTTCAGAATAAACCGAACCGCAATAACCGAACCGCAAAACCGAAAAACCGTCCATTTTTAAGGTTCGATTAACCGAACCGTTTCGACAAAGCGGTTCGTTGAACCGAACCGTTAACTTTATTATGGAAAAGGTTCGGTTAAGGTTCGCAATTTTAGATAACCGGTTAACCGCGAACCGAACCGTTTCACAAAAAAGtaagcaaaaaattaaaatattatataaaaaactgttctttcgtttaattttcttagtgtatccaaatttaaaatttcttaaattgattaatgctaatgtttagcttattaactttattgttggatataatatataatgaaaatttaattaaactattagaaaaaattaaagaaaactgaaaaaaaagtaatatagaacgattatcggttaaccggtaaccgaaccgctaataaccgtttaaagtggTTAACCGAACCGCTTCTAACGGTGAGGTTTAGGTTCGGAGTTTTGCCGAACCGAACCGTCTGCGAACCGAATTAAATTAGAGGTTCGGTGAACCGAACCGCGAATGAACACCCCTAGTTCTCACACTAATTTAGGGGTTTTTAAGGGACACACTAAATTCGTGTTAAATGGTATTTCAATAGACTTACTCATGTAAAAGAGGGAATGTTGGTCAACCCTCAAGAAGACTTCCGTATTCTAAGGATTCCAATTCTACCCTTTTTATTAATTTGATTTTACAATTGCGCCATTCATATTACGTGAGAATGTATATTATAAGAATGTTCTTTGTGAAATTATTGTGGATTTAATTGGGAAAAAGCGGGTCGATTATTGGTTATGTGCATATTCGATTTAAAGATGGTTAATTTTAtacaattctttgatcttggacAATGCTTGCTTTGTTCTTTTATGTTAAAAGAAGATTAACTAATCTGACTAAATActtgtgttgggcctctgctgcatctttGTCCACAAAgacataatagtacgatattgtctgTTTTGagtcaagccctcacggatttactcttgggctccttcccaaaagccctcgtactattatattttataaatacttataaagatgatctttcaTCCTTATTCTACCGATATGAGACAAGAGTTTGCACTCTAATAAAAAGAAATATTTTATCTTAACTCTTTCTAATCATTActttttgttccgggtgtaattccagagcaagtattgttgccacccgttgcttgtagaatgatgtccttggttGGATTCTCCTTCTTGTGTTTATCGTTCCTcgcggcctctcctgcaacaatgaacgaactgggggcttggctttgtgccaagcgtactcactccgacgctcaagtcagtaaacttaaaggattaagttgtgttacttggctaagtatgtattgtagagagataaggaagataataccagatgaatattgtatttagg contains the following coding sequences:
- the LOC141652911 gene encoding putative beta-D-xylosidase 2 gives rise to the protein MKQSQIHILLCLLPILLLLLDGFYLEVEARAPFACNPKHAGTRAYPFCQTTLPVAERVRDLIGRLTLPEKVSLLVDNAAAIPRLGISSYEWWSEALHGVSNVGPGTRFGGKFPGATSFPQVITTAASFNTTLWEEIGRVVSDEGRAMYNGGMAGLTYWSPNVNILRDPRWGRGQETPGEDPVVAGKYAASYVRGLQGTDGDRLKVAACCKHYTAYDLDNWSGVDRFHFNAQVSKQDIVDTFDVPFRECVMAGNVASVMCSYNQVNGIPTCADPRLLRTTIRGDWRLNGYIVSDCDSVGVYYNNQHYTSTPEEAAADAIKAGLDLDCGPFLGIHTINAINRGLVTENDVNNALTNTFTVQMRLGMFDGPPSAQPYGHLGPADVCTPAHQELALEAARQGIVLLKNHGPSLPLSHIRHRTVAVIGPNSDATVTMIGNYAGIACGYVTPLQGIGNYAKTIHQQGCENVGCNDDKLFGPAINAASQADATVIIMGLDQSIEAEFKDRVGLLLPGRQQELVSKVAAASRGPTVLVLMSGGPVDVSFAQNDPKVSAILWAGYPGQAGGQAIADVLWGTTNPGGKLPMTWYPQEYLNNLPMTNMAMRSGPGYPGRTYRFYQGPVVYPFGHGLSYTHFTHTIAGAPLEVMVPLDGHRRTNSSAWGKAIKVTHARCGQLSLAVHVDVRNMGSRDGPHTLLVFSRPPAGHWAPQKQLVAFERVHVPAGAQQRVRVNIHVCKYLSVVDKAGIRRIPLGDHHIHVGDATHSISLKPETLGEIKS